The following are from one region of the Falco biarmicus isolate bFalBia1 chromosome 1, bFalBia1.pri, whole genome shotgun sequence genome:
- the LOC130150921 gene encoding solute carrier family 2, facilitated glucose transporter member 11-like, which yields MQKMSYNLFLLAFVLGIGGAFQYGLQVSIINSPAEYIKSFMRETWLKRYGSFPNEEMITLMWSFVVSIYSIGGLLGSLSAGYLSVRFGRKKAMLFTNIPALLSATLMGLSRLCGSFEMIIAGRLFSGVCGGLALNIHLMYVGECAPRKLRGLITITASTSVATGKFAGFALGLREVLGVDALWPILMAVNALPALVQLLTLPFFPDSPRYLLIDKKDKEGCMKALKQLWGDGDHMAEINDMMAEQEAIRGEKTKSVCDLFLDKAVRWQLITLFLVSSCMQLIGVNVVYFYAYNVFIKAGILPAQTHYVSLGVGITEILTTVACGFLIERAGRKTLLWKSYIVMALALGFLTVTLSLQDSFYWVPYCSVALIFIFIMSFGIGPAAVLCPLATEIFIQSYRPAAYVFNGATNWIQLFILGLLFPFIVEGLGSFCFIIFLTYCLSMALFVFLVMPETKGKTMLEVMEEFNRLNYRGRKRQTALQQSNCSVMIATRL from the exons ATGCAA AAAATGAGCTACAATCTCTTCCTCCTGGCTTTTGTCCTGGGCATTGGTGGAGCTTTCCAGTATGGGTTGCAGGTCTCCATTATCAATTCTCCTGCTGAG tacaTCAAAAGTTTCATGCGTGAGACCTGGCTGAAGAGATACGGCTCCTTTCCCAATGAAGAAATGATTACTTTGATGTGGTCCTTTGTTGTGTCCATTTACAGCATTGGTGGGCTTCTAGGGTCCTTGTCTGCTGGATATTTGTCTGTTAGATTTGGAAG gaagaAGGCCATGCTGTTCACCAATatccctgctctgctgagtgCAACTCTGATGGGACTCAGTAGGTTGTGTGGATCCTTTGAGATGATCATTGCTGGAAGATTATTTTCTGGAGTGTGTGGAG GTTTAGCTCTGAATATACATCTCATGTATGTTGGGGAATGTGCCCCACGGAAGCTCCGCGGGCTGATTACCATAACAGCTTCCACTTCTGTTGCTACTGGAAAATTTGCAGGATTTGCTCTGGGTCTCAG agaaGTTCTCGGAGTAGATGCTCTCTGGCCTATTCTTATGGCAGTCAATGCACTTCCTGCCCTCGTTCAGCTTCTCAccctccccttcttcccagACTCTCCCCGCTACCTGCTCATTGACAAAAAGGACAAGGAGGGGTGCATGAAAG CTCTgaagcagctctggggagacGGTGACCATATGGCTGAAATAAATGATATGATGGCAGAGCAAGAAGCCATCCGTGGGGAGAAGACTAAGAGTGTTTGTGATCTTTTTCTTGACAAAGCTGTCCGTTGGCAGCTCATCACGCTCTTCCTTGTCTCTTCATGCATGCAGTTAATTGGCGTCAATGTG GTTTACTTTTATGCCTACAATGTTTTTATAAAGGCTGGAATCCTCCCTGCTCAAACCCACTATGTCTCCCTGGGAGTTGGGATCACTGAGATCCTCACCACCGTTGCCTGT GGTTTCCTAATTGAGCGTGCAGGGAGGAAGACACTGCTGTGGAAAAGCTACATTGTTATGGCCTTGGCTTTAGGGTTTCTCACAGTCACGCTTTCACTACAG GATTCCTTTTACTGGGTACCATATTGCTCTGTTGCActcatctttattttcatcATGAGCTTTGGCATTGGGCCAG ctgcagtatTATGCCCCTTggccacagaaatatttattcagtcATACAGACCAGCTGCTTATGTTTTTAATGGGGCTACAAACTGGATTCAACTCTTCATCCTTGGACTTTTGTTCCCTTTCATTGTG GAAGGTCTTGGTAGTTTCTGTTTCATCATTTTCCTGACATACTGCTTGTCCATGGCTCTCTTTGTCTTCCTGGTGATGCCAGAGACCAAAGGAAAGACCATGCTGGAAGTCATGGAGGAGTTCAATCGCCTGAACTACCGTGGAAGGAAGAGACAGACAGCCCTACagcagagtaactgctcagtgATGATTGCTACTAGACTTTAG